One Malania oleifera isolate guangnan ecotype guangnan chromosome 9, ASM2987363v1, whole genome shotgun sequence DNA segment encodes these proteins:
- the LOC131164201 gene encoding putative 12-oxophytodienoate reductase 11 isoform X1, whose product MASNNPPATTPIPLLTPYKMGKFNLSHRIVLAPLTRSRSYNTIPQPHAAVYYSQRATEGGLLISEATVISNTGQGYPETPGIWTPQHVEAWKPIVDAVHAKGAFFFCQIWHVGRVSTYRFQPNGEAPISCGTKGVTPGIKGVDWSPPRPLRTDEIPNIVRDFRLAARNAIEAGFDGVEIHGANGYLLEQFMKDQVNTEREDQYGRSLENRCRFPLEVVAGVVDEIGGDRVGMRLSPYADYLETKDSDPDRLGVYMANELNRFGIAYLHVIEPRMVRIGERMETPHSLLPMRKAFKGTFIAAGGYNREDGNRAIADGYVDLVAFGRLFLANPDLPRRFELDAPLNKYDRKTFYTPYPVAGYTDYPFLDLHA is encoded by the exons atggcaaGCAACAACCCACCGGCCACCACCCCCATTCCTCTCCTCACTCCATACAAAATGGGAAAGTTCAACCTCTCCcacag GATAGTTTTGGCACCATTGACGAGGAGCAGGTCATACAACACGATCCCTCAGCCGCACGCTGCCGTGTACTACAGCCAGCGGGCGACGGAGGGGGGTTTGCTGATATCGGAGGCGACCGTGATCTCCAACACCGGACAAGGGTACCCTGAAACCCCTGGGATATGGACGCCGCAGCATGTCGAAGCCTGGAAGCCCATCGTCGATGCCGTCCATGCCAAGGGTGCCTTCTTCTTCTGCCAAATCTGGCACGTTGGACGTGTCTCCACTTATC GTTTCCAGCCAAATGGGGAAGCCCCAATCTCATGTGGCACTAAGGGAGTCACGCCCGGCATCAAAGGAGTAGACTGGTCGCCGCCTCGTCCGCTGAGGACCGACGAAATCCCCAATATCGTTCGTGATTTCCGGCTCGCCGCCCGAAACGCCATCGAAGCTGGCTTCGACGGCGTCGAAATCCACGGCGCCAACGGCTACCTCCTGGAACAGTTCATGAAAGACCAAGTGAACACCGAGCGAGAGGACCAGTACGGCCGCAGCCTGGAGAACCGTTGCCGATTCCCGCTGGAAGTGGTGGCGGGAGTGGTCGACGAGATCGGCGGCGACCGGGTGGGGATGAGGCTGTCCCCTTACGCTGATTACCTGGAGACCAAGGACTCCGACCCGGACCGGCTCGGCGTCTACATGGCGAACGAGCTGAACCGGTTCGGCATCGCGTACCTTCACGTGATTGAGCCTAGAATGGTGAGGATCGGGGAGAGGATGGAGACGCCTCACAGCCTTCTCCCGATGAGAAAGGCCTTCAAGGGGACTTTCATTGCCGCCGGCGGGTACAACCGGGAGGACGGAAACAGAGCCATCGCCGACGGCTACGTCGATTTGGTGGCGTTTGGGCGCTTGTTTTTGGCTAACCCGGATTTGCCTAGGCGGTTCGAGCTCGATGCTCCTCTTAACAAGTATGATAGGAAGACATTTTATACCCCTTATCCGGTTGCGGGTTACACAGACTATCCTTTTCTTGATCTACATGCCTAA
- the LOC131164201 gene encoding putative 12-oxophytodienoate reductase 11 isoform X2, with protein MASNNPPATTPIPLLTPYKMGKFNLSHRIVLAPLTRSRSYNTIPQPHAAVYYSQRATEGGLLISEATVISNTGQGYPETPGIWTPQHVEAWKPIVDAVHAKGFQPNGEAPISCGTKGVTPGIKGVDWSPPRPLRTDEIPNIVRDFRLAARNAIEAGFDGVEIHGANGYLLEQFMKDQVNTEREDQYGRSLENRCRFPLEVVAGVVDEIGGDRVGMRLSPYADYLETKDSDPDRLGVYMANELNRFGIAYLHVIEPRMVRIGERMETPHSLLPMRKAFKGTFIAAGGYNREDGNRAIADGYVDLVAFGRLFLANPDLPRRFELDAPLNKYDRKTFYTPYPVAGYTDYPFLDLHA; from the exons atggcaaGCAACAACCCACCGGCCACCACCCCCATTCCTCTCCTCACTCCATACAAAATGGGAAAGTTCAACCTCTCCcacag GATAGTTTTGGCACCATTGACGAGGAGCAGGTCATACAACACGATCCCTCAGCCGCACGCTGCCGTGTACTACAGCCAGCGGGCGACGGAGGGGGGTTTGCTGATATCGGAGGCGACCGTGATCTCCAACACCGGACAAGGGTACCCTGAAACCCCTGGGATATGGACGCCGCAGCATGTCGAAGCCTGGAAGCCCATCGTCGATGCCGTCCATGCCAAGG GTTTCCAGCCAAATGGGGAAGCCCCAATCTCATGTGGCACTAAGGGAGTCACGCCCGGCATCAAAGGAGTAGACTGGTCGCCGCCTCGTCCGCTGAGGACCGACGAAATCCCCAATATCGTTCGTGATTTCCGGCTCGCCGCCCGAAACGCCATCGAAGCTGGCTTCGACGGCGTCGAAATCCACGGCGCCAACGGCTACCTCCTGGAACAGTTCATGAAAGACCAAGTGAACACCGAGCGAGAGGACCAGTACGGCCGCAGCCTGGAGAACCGTTGCCGATTCCCGCTGGAAGTGGTGGCGGGAGTGGTCGACGAGATCGGCGGCGACCGGGTGGGGATGAGGCTGTCCCCTTACGCTGATTACCTGGAGACCAAGGACTCCGACCCGGACCGGCTCGGCGTCTACATGGCGAACGAGCTGAACCGGTTCGGCATCGCGTACCTTCACGTGATTGAGCCTAGAATGGTGAGGATCGGGGAGAGGATGGAGACGCCTCACAGCCTTCTCCCGATGAGAAAGGCCTTCAAGGGGACTTTCATTGCCGCCGGCGGGTACAACCGGGAGGACGGAAACAGAGCCATCGCCGACGGCTACGTCGATTTGGTGGCGTTTGGGCGCTTGTTTTTGGCTAACCCGGATTTGCCTAGGCGGTTCGAGCTCGATGCTCCTCTTAACAAGTATGATAGGAAGACATTTTATACCCCTTATCCGGTTGCGGGTTACACAGACTATCCTTTTCTTGATCTACATGCCTAA